Proteins from one Carassius gibelio isolate Cgi1373 ecotype wild population from Czech Republic chromosome A25, carGib1.2-hapl.c, whole genome shotgun sequence genomic window:
- the LOC127946812 gene encoding fibrous sheath CABYR-binding protein-like: protein MFTQLKELFHFCFLSHILQIERQSQCIVHIFGSSFTFTSNINMSLSTILPSFSESAVQSSSPELSDELTAALAAGRWWAIMEVSSPISEEPEYGDLTSVQWRGTMEAGETLCPKSVVFSDECEKTESLNSSFPAATLKTKELWRKKKTQGAPVPPRSQHGSSVPTNTKKRDHNSSLVFNYESKKAESPRSGFTDATLKTKELWRQKKPQGAPVFAGSEFTNEILKTTKQGKQQQRKWTEMKPQVAPEPAGSPQRPPVTTGSQRRGKLMIPENLRQHLLKAASELESLVSARSPQRAPVTTVSPQNTAMHTKSLQREAMPAPEVPKPKIPEQLRQELLQQKPNKIQEKQRLKIPEPLRQELLQLSARASSVKGAPAPNKMLQVSSWASSEKGAPGPSKTPERQKLKIPERLRKEFLQQKPQACPVQGDPMPFKSPQEAPLPDRSPVYVGTPQGAGVFARSPPAEAVPAEPPKVETVPSRTTKTRKRRLAEHQSIPVSATQALPMSSRTSSVVPVHSGTLQGALVTKSSPQQGSNPRMTEQQKKKRREQWRQQQRQRRQQKAANNGEVCEPPPQKKLGVEMEKVQLKLKLGNHQAPKPRSQLTLMMDHAAVGRQSPPEKKQRMANEIKGQQLGLSRLKHLCSIFICLMEYL from the exons atgtttacTCAACTCAAAGAactgtttcatttctgttttctgtcaCATATTTTACAGATAGAAAGACAAAGTCAGTGTATTGTTCACATATTTGGATCTTCTTTTACCTTCACATCGAACATCAACATGAGTTTGTCAACCATCCTCCCCAGTTTTTCCGAGAGCGCAGTGCAGTCCTCATCTCCTGAACTCTCAGATGAGCTCACCGCTGCCCTCGCCGCAGGCCGCTGGTGGGCAATAATGGAGGTTTCTTCTCCTATATCTGAAGAGCCTGAGTATGGAGACCTCACCTCAGTGCAGTGGCGGGGAACAATGGAGGCAGGAGAAACTTTGTGCCCCAAGTCTGTGGTCTTCAGTGATGAATGTGAGAAGACTGAGTCCCTGAACTCAAGCTTCCCAGCTGCAACACTGAAGACCAAAGAGCTGTGGAGGAAGAAGAAGACACAGGGTGCACCGGTGCCTCCCAGGTCCCAACACGGTTCATCTGTGCCTACAAATACCAAGAAGAGGGACCACAACTCATCCCTGGTCTTCAACTATGAATCTAAGAAGGCTGAGTCTCCGCGCTCAGGCTTTACAGATGCAACACTGAAGACCAAGGAGCTGTGGAGGCAGAAGAAGCCTCAGGGAGCACCTGTGTTTGCTGGATCTGAGTTCACTAATGAAATACTGAAGACCACTAAGCAGGGGAAGCAACAGCAAAGAAAGTGGACCGAGATGAAGCCTCAGGTAGCACCTGAACCTGCTGGGTCCCCGCAAAGACCACCTGTGACCACTGGCTCTCAGCGAAGAGGAAAGCTCATGATCCCCGAGAATCTGAGGCAACATCTGCTAAAGGCTGCTTCTGAACTGGAATCACTTGTGTCTGCTAGATCCCCACAGAGAGCACCAGTGACCACAGTGTCTCCTCAAAACACAGCCATGCACACCAAGTCTCTACAGAGAGAAGCTATGCCTGCCCCAGAGGTGCCAAAACCAAAGATACCTGAGCAGCTGAGACAGGAGCTGCTGCAGCAGAAGCCCAACAAGATCCAAGAGAAGCAAAGGCTGAAGATACCTGAGCCGCTGAGACAGGAGCTGCTGCAGCTGTCGGCTCGAGCCTCTTCTGTTAAAGGAGCACCTGCACCCAACAAGATGCTGCAGGTTTCATCTTGGGCCTCTTCTGAGAAGGGAGCACCTGGACCCAGCAAGACCCCAGAGAGACAAAAGCTCAAGATACCTGAGCGTCTGAGGAAGGAGTTTCTGCAGCAGAAGCCTCAAGCCTGTCCTGTACAGGGTGATCCCATGCCTTTCAAGTCCCCTCAGGAAGCACCTTTACCTGACAGGAGTCCTGTGTATGTTGGGACCCCACAGGGAGCAGGAGTGTTTGCCAGGTCTCCACCGGCAGAGGCAGTGCCCGCTGAGCCTCCGAAAGTAGAGACAGTTCCCTCCAGAACCACGAAGACAAGAAAACGGAGACTTGCTGAGCATCAGAGCATTCCTGTCTCTGCCACCCAGGCATTACCCATGTCCTCCAGGACCTCAAGCGTGGTGCCTGTGCATTCTGGGACCCTACAGGGAGCACTTGTGACCAAAAGTTCCCCACAACAGGGATCAAATCCCAGAATGACTGAGCAGCAGAAGAAGAAGCGCAGGGAGCAGTGGAGACAGCAGCAGAGACAGCGGAGGCAGCAGAAAGCAGCA AACAACGGCGAAGTGTGTGAGCCGCCTCCACAAAAAAAGCTGGGTGTGGAAATGGAAAAGGTGCAGCTGAAGCTCAAACTGGGGAACCATCAAGCCCCAAAGCCCAGGTCCCAGCTCACCCTGATGATG GATCATGCAGCTGTGGGTCGGCAGTCACCTCCAGAAAAAAAGCAGCGCATGGCAAACGAAATCAAAGGCCAGCAGTTGGGACTAAGCCGCTTAAAGCATTTATGTAGCATATTCATATGTTTAATGgaatatttgtaa